In Intestinibacillus sp. Marseille-P6563, a single genomic region encodes these proteins:
- a CDS encoding DUF3793 family protein, with product MHIRRFENELVHHCAPALCRLKPANLVSFAKREFPELPHVLQTYQPVMESYGIHMELLCSCDKRWLVLVYDPALLQRQLSQSTVSNLLQRDGYPAGGMRAQLEFLKYRLQRYRTFPHEIGLFLGYPISDVLAFQQNRGEGCKLCGYWKVYTNVEAAKKSFATFDACRDALEQALRAGKTVTQLLEMQTMRTA from the coding sequence ATGCACATTCGACGCTTTGAAAACGAGTTAGTACACCATTGCGCGCCTGCACTTTGCCGGTTAAAGCCTGCCAATCTGGTGAGCTTCGCCAAGCGTGAATTTCCAGAGTTGCCGCATGTGCTGCAAACATATCAACCGGTAATGGAATCCTACGGAATCCATATGGAGCTCCTGTGCAGCTGCGACAAGCGATGGCTGGTTCTGGTCTATGATCCAGCCTTGCTGCAACGACAGCTTTCCCAATCGACGGTTTCCAATCTGCTGCAGCGCGATGGCTATCCGGCAGGAGGGATGCGCGCACAGCTGGAGTTTTTAAAATACCGGCTGCAAAGATATCGGACGTTTCCGCACGAAATCGGATTGTTCCTGGGGTATCCCATATCGGATGTCTTAGCCTTTCAACAAAATCGCGGCGAAGGATGTAAACTATGCGGCTATTGGAAGGTATACACCAATGTAGAGGCTGCGAAGAAAAGCTTTGCAACCTTTGATGCCTGCCGGGATGCGCTGGAACAGGCGCTGCGCGCAGGAAAAACCGTCACGCAACTGCTGGAAATGCAAACAATGCGTACAGCGTGA
- a CDS encoding phosphodiester glycosidase family protein, with protein MNGKHRVGLGALVLVLLMATVAYPVLLYTDNAFVTKWRTLYIETAMSTMSHQWLATAFIPQSIIDEVMKTREETTELQKTAESTWNLGDVTSAIVESEEIEDEEERFYTLFNELDRESFESYLEDHEEVLEKGWDRIAIDKCDEDSDTGIRTKQGDTVLAISAKQGIMIVKVKGETYEGRLAIVKDASRVELKTCEELFDVGQYIKDIAEDNDAILAINASGFVDADGVGNGGTPYGYLKVAGKELQEPYEHGYKIIGFDEDDLMQIGDSNITDDLWDAVEFGPALMVDGESKLKSASSGWGLQPRTAIGQAADKTVLMLVIDGRSTRSAGATVGDCKEVLEEYGAVQACNLDGGSSSVMYYNGREITHPTTAGDNPHGRKLPNAFTVSWKQ; from the coding sequence ATGAACGGAAAGCATCGTGTCGGACTGGGTGCTTTGGTATTGGTCTTACTGATGGCTACGGTAGCATATCCCGTCCTTCTATACACAGACAACGCCTTTGTCACCAAGTGGCGGACATTGTATATTGAAACGGCTATGAGCACCATGAGCCATCAGTGGCTGGCAACTGCATTTATTCCGCAGTCGATCATTGATGAGGTCATGAAAACCCGCGAAGAAACGACAGAGCTGCAAAAGACCGCCGAATCGACTTGGAATCTGGGGGACGTGACTTCAGCCATTGTCGAATCCGAGGAGATCGAAGACGAAGAAGAGCGGTTCTATACCCTGTTCAATGAATTGGACCGGGAAAGCTTTGAAAGCTATCTGGAAGACCATGAAGAGGTGCTGGAAAAAGGCTGGGACCGTATCGCCATTGATAAGTGCGATGAGGACAGCGATACCGGTATCCGTACTAAACAGGGCGACACCGTTCTGGCGATCAGCGCCAAACAGGGTATTATGATCGTAAAAGTCAAGGGTGAGACGTATGAAGGCAGATTGGCGATTGTCAAGGATGCCTCACGGGTCGAACTGAAAACGTGTGAGGAACTCTTCGATGTGGGCCAGTATATCAAGGATATCGCGGAAGACAATGACGCGATTCTGGCGATCAATGCCTCCGGTTTTGTCGATGCCGATGGCGTTGGCAACGGCGGTACACCCTATGGCTACTTGAAGGTGGCAGGCAAGGAATTGCAGGAGCCGTATGAACACGGCTATAAAATTATCGGCTTTGACGAAGATGATCTCATGCAGATCGGCGATTCCAACATCACCGACGACCTGTGGGATGCTGTGGAATTTGGTCCGGCGCTGATGGTCGATGGAGAGTCTAAACTTAAGAGCGCCTCGTCCGGATGGGGCTTGCAGCCCCGTACCGCCATTGGACAGGCTGCGGATAAAACGGTCCTGATGCTGGTCATCGATGGCCGCAGTACCCGCTCAGCGGGCGCAACCGTAGGCGATTGCAAAGAGGTACTGGAGGAGTATGGTGCCGTGCAGGCTTGTAATCTGGATGGCGGTTCCTCGTCGGTCATGTATTACAATGGCCGTGAGATCACCCATCCGACAACGGCCGGTGATAATCCGCATGGACGGAAACTCCCCAATGCCTTCACGGTCAGTTGGAAACAATAA
- a CDS encoding flavodoxin, producing MSKVAVIYWSGTGNTEMMAQAVAEGAKAAGADVSLLSVADTNAAEAAGFDRLALGCPAMGAEVLEEMEFEPFFTELEPKLTGKRVALFGSFDWGDGQWMRDWQARTDNAGAYLVQDEGLRAHGTPTPEDLEACKDLGKTLAG from the coding sequence ATGAGCAAAGTAGCTGTAATTTACTGGTCTGGCACCGGCAATACCGAAATGATGGCGCAGGCTGTGGCAGAAGGCGCCAAGGCTGCAGGGGCCGATGTATCGCTCCTGTCGGTCGCGGATACCAATGCAGCCGAAGCCGCAGGGTTTGACCGCCTGGCGCTGGGATGCCCGGCCATGGGCGCGGAGGTGCTCGAAGAGATGGAATTTGAACCCTTCTTCACCGAACTGGAACCCAAATTAACTGGTAAGCGCGTTGCTCTGTTTGGCTCGTTCGACTGGGGCGATGGCCAGTGGATGCGCGATTGGCAGGCACGCACCGACAATGCCGGGGCATATCTTGTCCAAGACGAAGGTCTGCGCGCACATGGCACTCCCACGCCGGAGGACTTGGAAGCCTGCAAGGACTTAGGCAAAACACTGGCAGGCTGA